A window of Syntrophales bacterium genomic DNA:
ACTACCGGGACCTGGTGTTCCTGTTCGTGAGGCGTGATTTCGTGTCAGCCTACAAGCAGACGATCCTTGGACCGCTGTGGTACCTGATCCAGCCGGTCCTGACGACGATCGTCTTCACCATTGTCTTCGGCAAGATCGCCAGGATTCCGACGGACGGGATCCCTCCGTTCCTGTTTTACATGGCCGGATACATCGCCTGGGCCTATTTCGCCGAGTGCCTCACCATGACGTCCAATACCTTTGTCACGAACGCCCACATTTTCGGAAAGGTGTATTTCCCACGCCTGGTGGTCCCGCTTGCCACGGTGATCACAAACATGATGAAATTCGCCGTTCAGTTCTGCCTGTTCCTGATTTTTTACGCATATTTCCTGCTGTCCGGCGCGTCCGTCCATCCCACCATCTGGATCGCGGTCCTTCCGGTCCTGATCCTCGAGATGGCCCTTCTGGGCATGGGATTCGGGATCGTCATTTCCTCCCTGACGACCCGTTACCGGGACCTGGCATTCCTGGTGGCCTTCGGCGTGCAGCTCTGGATGTATGCAACCCCGGTCGTCTATCCCCTGTCCCAGATTCCCGGGAAGTATCACCTGTTCTTTATGCTCAATCCCATGACGGCGGTGGTCGAGACTTTCCGCGCCGCCTTTCTCGGGTCGGGCGGCGTGAATTCAACGTTCATGGCTGCGAGTTGGGTGATTACCCTGCTGGTTCTGTTTGTGGGGATCATCCTGTTCAGCAGAATCGAAAAAACCTTCATGGACACGGTCTGAAGACGCATGGGAAGCCGGGCTGTTCAGATCGATGACCTCTGGAAGCAGTACCGCCTCGGCGTGATCGGTCACGGTGCCCTCTACCGGGACCTCCAGAGCTGGTGGGCACGAAAGCGGGGCAAGGAAGATCCCAATACCCCCGTCGGGTTCCGGCAGGCGGATCCGGTGTCGGGAGGGGACCGATTCTGGGCCCTCCGGGAGATCGGCTTGGAGATCGAGCATGGAGAGACTGTCGGAATCATAGGGAAAAACGGGGCAGGGAAGTCAACGCTGCTGAAGGTCCTCTCCCGGGTGACGGCCCCGACACGGGGTGAAGTCCGGCTCAACGGGAGGATTGCCAGCCTGCTGGAAGTCGGGACGGGATTCCACCCGGAGTTGACGGGGCGGGAAAACATCTACCTCAACGGGGCCATCCTGGGCATGCGGAAGATGGAGATCGACCGGAAATTCGACGAAATCGTGGATTTTTCCGGGGTCGAAACCTTTATCGACACGCCGGTGAAGCGCTATTCCAGCGGCATGTACGTCCGCCTGGCTTTTGCGGTGGCGGCCCACCTGGAGCCGGAGATTCTGCTCGTCGACGAGGTCCTGGCGGTGGGCGATGCGGAGTTCCAGAAGAAATGCCTCGGCAAGATGGGAGAGGTGGCCCGGGAAGGCCGGACGGTCCTCTTCGTCAGCCACAACATGGCGGCGGTGCGCAACCTCTGCGCCCGGTCGATCCTGCTGGAAGACGGGAGGATTGCAGCAGACGGGCCGTCGGAAGACACGGTCAACCGATACCTTCGAACAAAGACCATCGAGAAGGCCGTGGCCGATGCAACAGAAATCGATGCCCGTATGGAGGGCGTCATCCTGCGGAACAATCCCCATATCCGTTTTGCTTCGATCGGGCTCTATGATAATAAAGGACAAGCCAGGAAATCATTCTACTCGGACGAACCCATCCGGATCCGGACAACGTTCCACTGCCTGCTCCCCGTCCTTGATTTGAAGATCATGATCGAAGTAACGGATAATCAGGACAATAGCCTCATCGTCAGCCAACAGACCGACACGGTCGGACTGACAAAAGCCAGCGAAAGGCTTGAACCGGGGGTCTACGAGGCGAACTGCACGCTGCCTCCCAATCTGTTTGGCAGCAGGTCGTTCTATATATCGGTTCATCTGCAATGTCCGAAGACGGAGCACCTGGTAGCGACAAAAATCCTCGAGTTCGACGTGCAGTTTCAAGGCTACAATGGTTCTTTCAATCCGGGCGGATCGAGTCTCCGCCCACAATTGGCTTGGCAGCTTCAAAACCTTACGGGAAAGGGTGGCGTCGATCATGCTGAATGATAAAACGATCCTGATTACAGGAGGGACCGGATCTTTCGGTCGGAAGTGCGTCGAGGTTATCGTCGGGAAATACAAGCCCAGGCGCCTCATCGTCTTCAGCCGCGACGAACTGAAGCAGTACGAAATGGCTCAGGTCTTCTCTGACCGCGAATATCCGTTCATTCGCTACTTCATCGGGGACGTCCGGGACAAGGAACGGCTGTGCCGTGCCTTTCACGGTGTCGATTATGTCATTCACGCCGCCGCCCTGAAGCATGTTCCCGTGGCCGAATACAACCCCTTCGAGGCCATCAAGACCAACGTGATTGGGGCTCAGAACGTGATGAACGTGGCCATCGACCAGGGTGTCCGAAAGATCATTGCCCTGAGCACCGACAAGGCGGCCAATCCGATCAACCTCTACGGCGCGACAAAATTGTGTTCGGACAAGCTGTTCATTGCAGGGAATGCTTACGTCGGCCACGACAAGACCGCCTTCAGTATTGTCCGGTACGGAAACGTGGTGGGCAGTCGCGGGAGCGTCATCCCGCTCTTCCTTTCCTTTCGGGACAAGGGCCTGCTCCCGATCACGGACCCGCGGATGACGCGTTTCTGGATCACCCTCGAAAAAGGGGTTGAATTTGTCCTTTCCTGCCTGGACCGAATGGTGGGCGGCGAGACCTTCGTTCCCAAGCTTCCGAGCATGAACATCATGGACCTGGTGAAAGCGATCGCCCCCGACTGCCCGGTGAAGATCATCGGAATCCGCCCCGGAGAGAAGCTTCACGAAGTCATGATTCCCAGGGATGACGCGCGGAAAACGCTGGAATTCGAAGACCACTATATCATCCAGCCGGACTTTCGATTCTGGTCGCGAAGGTTCAACGCAACCGAAGGGAAAGCGGTTGCCGAGGATTTCGAATACAACTCTGCGGACAACCCCTGGAAACTGAGCATCGAGGAGATGCAGGAGATGGTGAAGACACTGTGATTCCATACGGCCGGCAGTCCATTGATGAGGCGGACATCCAGGCGGTTGTGGAGGTCCTGCGTTCCGACTGGCTGACGACGGGTCCCGGGGTGGAGAAATTCGAGAAGGCCTTTGCCCGGTTCGTCGGGGCGAGGCATGCCGTGGCGGTCAGCAGCGGGACAGCTGCGCTGCACGCGGCCGTGTACGCACTCGGTATCGGCCCGGGCGACGAGGTTATCGTTCCCGCCATGACGTTCGCCGCCACGGCCAATTGCATCGTTTTCCAGGGCGGAACCCCGATCTTTGCCGACGTGGATCCGGAAACGCTCCTGATCGATCCGGAGCGGGTGGAAGATCTCATTACGCCTCGAACAAAAGCGATCATCGCGGTGGATTACGCCGGCCAGCCCTGCGACTACGAAGCCCTGGAAGGAATCACGCGACGACATGGCCTGCACCTGGTGGACGATGCCTGCCACGCCCTCGGGGCCGCTTACAGGGGCCGTTCTGTGGGGTCCCTGGCAGGACTGAGCTGCTTCAGTTTCCACCCGGTCAAGCACATCACCACCGGCGAAGGGGGCATGATCACGACCGACGATCCCGAGCTTGCCCGGAGGATGCGGGTTTTCCGGAACCACGGCATCACTACGGATCACCGGGAGCGCCAGGCCCGAGGGGCATGGTTCTACGAGATGACGGACCTGGGCTACAATTATCGGCTCACGGACTTTCAATGTGCCCTGGGGCTCCGGCAGCTCGAAAAACTTCCCGACTGGAACAACCGTCGCCGTGATATCGCCGCCATGTACGATGAGGCTTTCAGAGAGATGTCTGCGGTATCGCCCTTGTCGGTCAGGCCGGAGGTACTCCATGCCTATCACCTGTACGTCGTCCGCCTCCGGGGGGTAGATCGCGACGTCGCCTTCCAGGCCATGCGGGCGGCCGGCATCGGCGTGAACGTGCACTACATTCCCGTGCACCTGCATCCCTTCTACCGCCGGCAATTCGGCACGGGGCCGGGCTTGTGTCCGGTCGCAGAGAGCACCTACGGACAGATCCTGTCACTGCCGATCTTTCCAGGGATGACCGATGATATGGTCGAAAGGGTCATAGATGCCGTTCGCGAAGTCATTGGTGACTCGGAAACATAATATGCGCAATGGGTGCCATTGCGGGACCGTGAACGGACCTGAACCGCAGGTGCTGTCCCGGATTGTGGGAAGCATTTGGGACTCATCCGGGACGTTTCGAGCCTGACGAACCAGCTTCACTGCGGAATCGGAATTACGGGAGGATAGAATGGGCAATTCAGGGACAGTAAAAAAAACAAAGGCCAGGGAGCCCGGATCCAAACAGGAATCTGCTTGGGCGGGCGACTTTGGGAATCAATATACGAAGAGAAACCTGAAAGAGGATGTATGGTCTGTCCCTGCACGGACGGCCATGTATGCCAGGATATTTTCGCATACGGAGGGCATTGAGAGCGTTATTGAATTCGGGGCGAATGTTGGAGCGAACGTCCGGGCCATAACCCACCTGTTGCCACACGTGAAGTATTCGGCAATCGAGATCAATAAGACGGCGATAAAGCACCTGAAGTCCCTGGGAAGGGTGGACAGAATCTATAACATGTCGTTACTTTCTTTTCTTCCCGATGAAGAAAGTGATTTTGCATTCACCCAGGGTGTGCTCATACACATCAACCCGGACTTTCTGCCGGATGTCTATGACAGGCTTTATGCAGCGAGCAGGCGCTATATCTGTGTCACGGAATATTTCAATCCCACCCCGGTCACGGTGCCGTACCGAGGACAGGACGATCTTCTATTCAAAAGGGATTTTGCAGGAGATCTTCTCGACAGGTTCAGTGACCTGCGGTTGATCAGCTATGGGTTCAACTACAGTCGCGACAACACGTTTCCCCTTGGGAACAGCACGTGGTTTCTTCTCGAAAAACGGAAGTGATCGGGGTACCGCCATCTACTTGCCGCGCGAAGACTTTCGGCCTTCATACGCATACAGGTCCGATATTCGGCTCATGCGTCCGTGGGCGGATCGCCACATTCCGCGAGAAACCGGGAGGGCGATGCTGACGTGAAAACCGTGGCGATCATTCAGAGCCGCATGGGCTCGTCAAGGCTACCCGGCAAGGTCATGGCGGACATCCTGGGAAAGCCCATGCTTTCCCACGTGGTGACGCGCGTTTCCAGGGCCCGGAGGATTGATCTTGTCACAGTTGCCACCTCTACCCTTTCGTCCGATAACCCCATTGCGGAATACTGCGCCGGTGCAAACACCCCTTGTTTCCGGGGAAGCGAGCATGATGTTCTGGACCGAATTTACCGGGCAGCTGATCATTTCGAAGCGGATATCGTCGTTCGTCTCACGGCGGACTGCCCTCTCCATGATCCGGACATCATCGACGAACGGGTTCGGATCCTGCAGGAAGAGGATGTGGATTTCGTAACCGGGGGTCTCCTGGAGACGACATTTCCCGAGGGATTGGCCGCGGCATCATTCTGGATGAGAGTGCTGGAAAAGACCTGGCGCGAGGCGAAGCTCCAGTCCGAAAGGGAACATGTTACGCCTTATATATTCAACAACCCGGACGTGTTCCGTATTCGCATCGCCTGCCTGGACAGGGATCTTTCCCACTTGCGGTGGACCGTCGACGAGCCGAGGGACCTGGAATTTGTACGGGCTGTCTATGCCTATCTGGGGGACACGGACTTCCGCATGAGGGATATCCTCGACCTGCTGGACAGGCATCCCGAGTTGAACCGGATCAACGCCGGAATCAAAAGAATTGAGGGATATTTCAAGTCCCTGGAGAAGGACAGATCGATGGAAGGGCCGAAAAGCTGATATGGGTAAACACAATTCGCTGTCAGCAAAAATTGAAACGGTCATTCCTGAAGGTAACCAAATCCCGGTCCACAAGAGATTCTGCCAGGTCACGTGACCGTGCCTCGTTACCTCTTCCGGTTGGATGTGTCGCCACAGGTGGGGATGGGACACCTGAAGCGCTGCCTGACCCTGGCAGAAGAATTGAAGCGGCAGGGGGCGGACCTTTTCTTCCTTTGCCGGGTCCAGGACATGGATCTCTCGCCGCATTTTGAACCCATGGCTTCGGAATGGGCGGCCTGTGGTTGGTCCCTGTCCCCGGAGGAAGATGCGGGGGAGGTGGTCCGGTATGCCCGTCAGTACCGGGCGGACGCGGTTGTCGTTGATCACTACCGTGCTGATTCCTCCTACCAGAAGGTGCTCCTGGACGGCGGCATCCGGTGGCTCCAGTTCGACGGGGCGGCGAGATGGCCGATTTGGGCCGACTGGGTCCTGAACATGAGCCCGGCGGCCGGGAATACTCTCTACGAACCCCTTCGGCGGCGCCGGGAGACCCGTTTTCTTTTAGGGCCAAGTTATGCGTTGCTCCGGGAAGAATTTCGGCTCCGGCCTCCCCGGGACAGGGAAAACTGGCCAGTCCGGACGATTCTGCTGACGTTCGGAGGGGGCGACGACCGGGGCGCCACGATCTTCTGCCTGGACGCGCTGCGGTCACTTGGGAGGGACATACAGAAGATTGTCCTGCTTGCGGGCGCCAACCCGAGGCAGGAAGAAATCCGGCGGTGGGTTCAGGAGGAAGGCTCCAACACCAGGCTGATCATGAATGCAACACAAACGGCACCGATCATGGAGTCCGCCGACTTGGCCGTTATGGCCGGCGGCATGACCGTTTTCGAGACGGCCGCCCTGGGGATTCCAGCCCTGATCTTACAGATTGCCGAAAACCAGAAGATGATCGCGGCAGCCTGGCAGCAAAGTGGTTATGCGGTGGACTTGGGACCCCTCGAGGATCTTCATGCTGAGGTCCTGATGCAGAAGGTCTCGGACATGATGAATAACACGGAGCTTCGCCGGGCCATGTCCATGGCAGGCCGGAGCATGGTGGACGGTTTGGGGGCCGGTCGAGTTGCCCGGGCCTTTCTCACTCCCTGAATCAAACAAAGGGCTCGAAAGTATGAAAACCAGGATTATTGACTGGCGGGAGGCGGACCCGGATCAACTGCGGGACCTCTACGCCCGTTTTCCCTATCCGCCTTATTTCGGTTCCCCCATTGTCAACGATCGACTGCAGGCTTACCGGCTTCACCAGGTCCTGGAGGCGGCTGAAGCGGATCCAGGCACCCTCCTGGCGGGTGTTGCTGGTGACCGGGTTCTCTGTGCCGCTCAGTTGCGGCGAACGGCACATCTCTCTGATCACTTCGGCATTGAAGTTGCCTCGATTGCCAACGAGGCCTTTGCCTGTGACGGTCATGCAGATAACGTTTCCGTATTCAATTTGATGGTGGAAACCCTGCGCCGGCAGGCAAAGCACAGGGGGGTGGCCTTTTTGAGCACGACCGCGGCATCGCAGGCCTATCAGTGGATCCGTGCTCTCGAAGAGAATGGCTTCCGCTATGCCGACGGCTTCCGGCACGTCACGGCTCCGACCGACGACGACTACAGCGGCTTTCTGCGGGACGACCTGGTCATGCGGGCTCCCGTGGAGTCTGATTTCGAGGAGATCGCTTATAGTTATGCCAACATGCCCTTTCCGAACCACCTGCTCCACGAGCCGGAATTCGACAAGGAGAAGGTGATCCGTCTTTACGTCAGACGCTTCCGGGAAGTACACGAGAAGCTGGGACGGGTATTCGTAGCCGAGTGGCAGGGGCGATTTGCCGGGGCGTTGAACGGAATCATCGATGAGGCGATCCGGAGCAAACTGGGAATCGCTGTCAACCATTTGTCCCAGGGCCTCATCGTCCACCCTCGGGCTGCCGGTAAAGGGGTGGCCCTGGCCCTTATTGCCGACCGCAACCCCTGGTATCGGGAGCAAGGCGTTCAGTGGGGTTATTTCGGTTCGAACATCAACAATATCGCAATGATTCGCGGTTTAGAGAGAATGCGGATGAGGCACGCGGGAATCGAGATCAGCATGATCCTGCGCCTTGAGGGCCGGTAACGGTCCATGGGTCCGGTTCAGATGTGGGAAACGGGATCGGTGGAAAGATTCCATTGCCTTGAAATCGAGGATGGGTTGCGGTGAGAAGCAGGACGAAGCCCTGGAAGCCGCCGGGTAAAGACTGCGGCTTGTGCGGCGAAAAGACGTGCCGTGAGTTCATAAGTCTTGTGAAGAAGGGAATCAAGAAGCCCGAGGCGTGCGTCTTCTTCACAGGCCGGGTGGAGGAGGATTCAGGAATTCCGAAGGACTTGAAGAAATCTTCAGCTCATAATGTAGACTTTCTGGGGGGAACATACGATTTTGTCCTGAAGGCCTTGCCGAACGAGGTTTCCGCCCGTAAAATCGTCATGCCCTTCCGGCCCGATCTCGTCGAGAAATGGAAGATCAAGGAGGGGGACTGCGTGGTCGGGAGACCCATGAGCGCCGGGTGCCCCGTGCAGCATGTCCTTCAGGTCATCAAGGCCAGCAAGGTGACGGGGGTTCTCGACACGTGGTGCGTGGGACCGAGGTTCTCCCGGGGCATGAAGGTTCATGATGTGGAAGCTTACGTCATGCTCGGCTTCGAGGGCATCGCAGAGGTTGTGGGCCGGCCACCCGAATTCGGCAGGCGGCAGCGGTTTCTCCCGGGCTTCTGCATGATGAACATCGCGCATACGGGCGTCGTCAACATGCTCCTGAACAAGTCATTCGGCCTCCATGTGAGGCTGGAAGACATCCGGTTTCTTTGAGGAACGGTCTTATGAACGTACTGGTGACGGGAGCGGCGGGTTATATCGGGAGCAATCTCATCGTGTCGCTCTGTGGAACATCCCAATGTGCCCGTGTGTTGGCGGTGGACAATTTCTTCTCCACGGGAAAGGCCCTTTTCGAATCGACGCTGGCGCGCCTCGATCCGAAGAAATGCTCGTTCCACGAAGCGGATTTCTTCGACCTGGAAACGATGGTCCCACTGCTCGAGCAGACCGATGTGATGGTGCACCTGGCAGAAGAGAAGGAAAAGAAAGTGTACTCGGAGGGGACCGCCATTACGAAGAAGCAGGTCGCCCGCTGGCAGAAAAACGTCGAGGGCTATCGTAGGCTTATGGAAGCCTCCGTCATGTGCGGCGTGAAGCGGGTCGTCCTCGGTTCGTGGGCGGGGGTTTATGTGGCGGCCGCCCGGAACCACTTCTCCGAGAGCGATCCCCTGGTTCCCATCAACCAGTATTACCATCAGAAAATCTCGCAGGAATATTACAGCAAGGTGTTTGCGAACGAGTATCTCCTGGATACGGTTACCCTGAGAATTTCCAATGTCTATGGGGTGGGTCCGGAGCCCCGGCGATGGCGAGTCGAGGGCGATCCCGGCGTCATACCTGTCATGGTGGCGAGTGCCCTCAAGGGAGGGGAGGTTGTCGTTCACAACAAGGGCCTGCAAAAGAGAAACTTTGTCTATGTGGGTGATGTCGTCGACGCTCTGGTGAAGGCGGTCCTGTTCAGGGGAAGCCTGTCCGGCAACACATTCAATATCTGTGCGGACGAAGACATACGGATCATCGATGTCGCCCGGCAAATCGTCTCCGTCTGCGGGGCGACGATCCGCCACCTGGACATGAAATGGCAAAAGAACATCGTCCAGCATCCGATTTCCAATACCCGCGCCGGGAAGGTCCTTGGATTCCGGTCCACCGGGAATATGCAGGAGAAGCTGGAGGACATGATTGAAGCAGTAAGAACTGTGGGTTGCGAGTCATGATCATCAAGAAAATCTCAGTTTATCCCGGATTTGACAAGAACGGGGAAAAAGAAGGCTTCGAAGAGCTGAAGATCGTGCCGGGCAACACGGTGTCCATCGTCGGACCCACGGGCAGCGGCAAATCCTCCCTGGTCAACGACATTGAGATGCTCACGCAGGACGACACCGTCACGGGGAGGAGGATCTTCATCAACGGGAAGATTCCCCCTGCTTCCTTCCGTCAGGATCCGTCCCGGAACCCGATTGTCCTGATTACGCAGCACACGAATTTCCTGGCCGATCTGCCGATTGACGAGTTCCTCCGGGTCCATGCAAAGGCCCGGAACATCGGAATCGAAGGGACGGTCGAAAGGACGATCTACCTGACGAACAAGCTGACCGGTGAAAAAGTGCACGAAAAGATGCGCATGACGTCCCTGTCGGGAGGCCAGACCCGGGCTCTCATGATCGCCGATGCAATCGTGATCGGCCAAGCGCCGATCGTCCTTTTGGACGAGATCGAAAACGCCGGGATCTTCAAGAAGGAAGCGATGGAGATGGTGCGGTCAGAGGGGAAGATCATTCTCTTCGTCACCCATGATCCCGTCGTTGCCCTTTTGTGCGACATCCGGCTGGTCATGAAGAACGGGGGCATCGTCAAGATCCACAGGACCACAGAACTGGAAAGAAAGGCCCGCAAGAGGATCATCGAGCAGGATATCCTGCTGAGCGTGGTCCGAGAAAGGGTCCGAAGAGGGGAAGTCATCTCTTTTTAAGGGGATCGTCATGAAGCTGATGAATTTCGCGGGACCGCCCTCCGCCGGAAAGACAGCGGTGATCAAGAATATAATCCGGAAACTGTATCCGCGGGTCAAGATAGCCTACCTGAAGATCGATGTTGTCATGGCGTTTGAGAAAGAGGAGCTGCAGAGGGAGTTCGCAGACCTGCCGATCCAGATCGTCTACGCGGGCGACCTGTGTCCGGATCATGCCAGCGTCATGGTGATGAAAGACGCAATCCACTGGGCCACCCGGGAGGGGAGCGATCTGCTGATTGTCGAGAGCGCCGGGCTGTGTCTCCGCTGCTCCCCTTACCTGAACCAGGGGCTGGGAGTCATCGTCTTGAGCATGCTGGGGGGAATGAACTCTCCCCTGAAGATGGGGCCGATGGTCAGCCTTGCCGACGTTGCCGTTGTTACGAAGATCGACCTGATCAGCCAGGCGGAGAGGGAGGTATTCCGGGAGAAGATAAGGGAGGTCAGCCGGTCGATCCGGATTTACGAAGTGAACGCCTTGCAGGGGACAGGCACATCGAGACTGCTCACGGAGATGGACGGAATGAAGGACATCGACCCCAGTTCGCTGCAGTTGAAGGGGGTTCCGCCGCTGGGGGTCTGTACAATCTGTATTGGCAAGAAAGACATCGGATGGGACAACCATTTCGGTGTGATCCGCAAACTGGAAGGGGCCGATTATTTGTATCGGGGGGAGTAAACGAGCACAGGGGATGGTCCAAACTTCAGGAGGTGCCGAGATGAAGACAGGTAAATTCTGTGACATTGCGGATGATTTTGTTCATGGGGAGAACTTCTGTTGCGGATCCTTTGTTCGGATCGAAGAG
This region includes:
- a CDS encoding ABC transporter permease; this encodes MRQRQTVIRPRTGWFDLRLAELWNYRDLVFLFVRRDFVSAYKQTILGPLWYLIQPVLTTIVFTIVFGKIARIPTDGIPPFLFYMAGYIAWAYFAECLTMTSNTFVTNAHIFGKVYFPRLVVPLATVITNMMKFAVQFCLFLIFYAYFLLSGASVHPTIWIAVLPVLILEMALLGMGFGIVISSLTTRYRDLAFLVAFGVQLWMYATPVVYPLSQIPGKYHLFFMLNPMTAVVETFRAAFLGSGGVNSTFMAASWVITLLVLFVGIILFSRIEKTFMDTV
- a CDS encoding polysaccharide ABC transporter ATP-binding protein, giving the protein MGSRAVQIDDLWKQYRLGVIGHGALYRDLQSWWARKRGKEDPNTPVGFRQADPVSGGDRFWALREIGLEIEHGETVGIIGKNGAGKSTLLKVLSRVTAPTRGEVRLNGRIASLLEVGTGFHPELTGRENIYLNGAILGMRKMEIDRKFDEIVDFSGVETFIDTPVKRYSSGMYVRLAFAVAAHLEPEILLVDEVLAVGDAEFQKKCLGKMGEVAREGRTVLFVSHNMAAVRNLCARSILLEDGRIAADGPSEDTVNRYLRTKTIEKAVADATEIDARMEGVILRNNPHIRFASIGLYDNKGQARKSFYSDEPIRIRTTFHCLLPVLDLKIMIEVTDNQDNSLIVSQQTDTVGLTKASERLEPGVYEANCTLPPNLFGSRSFYISVHLQCPKTEHLVATKILEFDVQFQGYNGSFNPGGSSLRPQLAWQLQNLTGKGGVDHAE
- the pseB gene encoding UDP-N-acetylglucosamine 4,6-dehydratase (inverting), producing MLNDKTILITGGTGSFGRKCVEVIVGKYKPRRLIVFSRDELKQYEMAQVFSDREYPFIRYFIGDVRDKERLCRAFHGVDYVIHAAALKHVPVAEYNPFEAIKTNVIGAQNVMNVAIDQGVRKIIALSTDKAANPINLYGATKLCSDKLFIAGNAYVGHDKTAFSIVRYGNVVGSRGSVIPLFLSFRDKGLLPITDPRMTRFWITLEKGVEFVLSCLDRMVGGETFVPKLPSMNIMDLVKAIAPDCPVKIIGIRPGEKLHEVMIPRDDARKTLEFEDHYIIQPDFRFWSRRFNATEGKAVAEDFEYNSADNPWKLSIEEMQEMVKTL
- the pseC gene encoding UDP-4-amino-4,6-dideoxy-N-acetyl-beta-L-altrosamine transaminase, with the translated sequence MIPYGRQSIDEADIQAVVEVLRSDWLTTGPGVEKFEKAFARFVGARHAVAVSSGTAALHAAVYALGIGPGDEVIVPAMTFAATANCIVFQGGTPIFADVDPETLLIDPERVEDLITPRTKAIIAVDYAGQPCDYEALEGITRRHGLHLVDDACHALGAAYRGRSVGSLAGLSCFSFHPVKHITTGEGGMITTDDPELARRMRVFRNHGITTDHRERQARGAWFYEMTDLGYNYRLTDFQCALGLRQLEKLPDWNNRRRDIAAMYDEAFREMSAVSPLSVRPEVLHAYHLYVVRLRGVDRDVAFQAMRAAGIGVNVHYIPVHLHPFYRRQFGTGPGLCPVAESTYGQILSLPIFPGMTDDMVERVIDAVREVIGDSET
- a CDS encoding glycosyltransferase family protein; protein product: MKTVAIIQSRMGSSRLPGKVMADILGKPMLSHVVTRVSRARRIDLVTVATSTLSSDNPIAEYCAGANTPCFRGSEHDVLDRIYRAADHFEADIVVRLTADCPLHDPDIIDERVRILQEEDVDFVTGGLLETTFPEGLAAASFWMRVLEKTWREAKLQSEREHVTPYIFNNPDVFRIRIACLDRDLSHLRWTVDEPRDLEFVRAVYAYLGDTDFRMRDILDLLDRHPELNRINAGIKRIEGYFKSLEKDRSMEGPKS
- the pseG gene encoding UDP-2,4-diacetamido-2,4,6-trideoxy-beta-L-altropyranose hydrolase, whose amino-acid sequence is MPRYLFRLDVSPQVGMGHLKRCLTLAEELKRQGADLFFLCRVQDMDLSPHFEPMASEWAACGWSLSPEEDAGEVVRYARQYRADAVVVDHYRADSSYQKVLLDGGIRWLQFDGAARWPIWADWVLNMSPAAGNTLYEPLRRRRETRFLLGPSYALLREEFRLRPPRDRENWPVRTILLTFGGGDDRGATIFCLDALRSLGRDIQKIVLLAGANPRQEEIRRWVQEEGSNTRLIMNATQTAPIMESADLAVMAGGMTVFETAALGIPALILQIAENQKMIAAAWQQSGYAVDLGPLEDLHAEVLMQKVSDMMNNTELRRAMSMAGRSMVDGLGAGRVARAFLTP
- a CDS encoding (Fe-S)-binding protein codes for the protein MRSRTKPWKPPGKDCGLCGEKTCREFISLVKKGIKKPEACVFFTGRVEEDSGIPKDLKKSSAHNVDFLGGTYDFVLKALPNEVSARKIVMPFRPDLVEKWKIKEGDCVVGRPMSAGCPVQHVLQVIKASKVTGVLDTWCVGPRFSRGMKVHDVEAYVMLGFEGIAEVVGRPPEFGRRQRFLPGFCMMNIAHTGVVNMLLNKSFGLHVRLEDIRFL
- a CDS encoding NAD-dependent epimerase/dehydratase family protein: MNVLVTGAAGYIGSNLIVSLCGTSQCARVLAVDNFFSTGKALFESTLARLDPKKCSFHEADFFDLETMVPLLEQTDVMVHLAEEKEKKVYSEGTAITKKQVARWQKNVEGYRRLMEASVMCGVKRVVLGSWAGVYVAAARNHFSESDPLVPINQYYHQKISQEYYSKVFANEYLLDTVTLRISNVYGVGPEPRRWRVEGDPGVIPVMVASALKGGEVVVHNKGLQKRNFVYVGDVVDALVKAVLFRGSLSGNTFNICADEDIRIIDVARQIVSVCGATIRHLDMKWQKNIVQHPISNTRAGKVLGFRSTGNMQEKLEDMIEAVRTVGCES
- a CDS encoding ATP-binding cassette domain-containing protein, translating into MIIKKISVYPGFDKNGEKEGFEELKIVPGNTVSIVGPTGSGKSSLVNDIEMLTQDDTVTGRRIFINGKIPPASFRQDPSRNPIVLITQHTNFLADLPIDEFLRVHAKARNIGIEGTVERTIYLTNKLTGEKVHEKMRMTSLSGGQTRALMIADAIVIGQAPIVLLDEIENAGIFKKEAMEMVRSEGKIILFVTHDPVVALLCDIRLVMKNGGIVKIHRTTELERKARKRIIEQDILLSVVRERVRRGEVISF
- a CDS encoding GTP-binding protein; the encoded protein is MKLMNFAGPPSAGKTAVIKNIIRKLYPRVKIAYLKIDVVMAFEKEELQREFADLPIQIVYAGDLCPDHASVMVMKDAIHWATREGSDLLIVESAGLCLRCSPYLNQGLGVIVLSMLGGMNSPLKMGPMVSLADVAVVTKIDLISQAEREVFREKIREVSRSIRIYEVNALQGTGTSRLLTEMDGMKDIDPSSLQLKGVPPLGVCTICIGKKDIGWDNHFGVIRKLEGADYLYRGE